TGAAAACGTGAAAGTGATGGTCGCTCCGAAGGATGCCGTGGGAACACCAAACCTTGCTCGTTCTCGAAGTCAGGTTTCCGTCTATGGATGGGATATTCTCGATATCGTGGAATTGGGTCTCATCCCCCTTCTATTTGATCCCGAGGAGTTAGAGCGGAACCCCAATTTTAGCCTGGCAGTAAGCGTTATTGAAGACCTTTTTCGAGAACGCTACGAACGGCTGGTTGAGGAGGCCAAAAAGGAGTTGAAGCAACCTTCTACCTACAACGTGACCTTTGAAGTGGGAGGTTTGGACCGCCGGAGTTTGGTGCGGGTATACCTTCATGCGGTGGCTCTGGCCCATGGGGATCCGGAAGAGGTTCTCCAGAGAATCGGGCTTCCCAGTGATTGTCGAAATTTTGTCGATATGTTCCACGGTGTGGAGGATGGTGGAGAAGGAGATGTGGCTCAAGCGCTTCGAAGAGAAAAAATTGAAGACCGGACCATTCTGGCCATTTCCCGCCGCTTGCGCATGGCTCAGAAAGCGTTTCTTGGAAAACTCTGGCGAAAAATCGAGGTAGAGGTCTTTGGGGAAATTCGCAGAGTTCCTGAACCCTTGTATCACATTGACTGGAATCGCCCCGGAGGGGTAACGGTGGTCGATATTGCCAAGCTCAGTCGTTCCGGGCAGGCTTTTGTGGTGGGAGCAATTCTGCGGGAAGTGATGTGCACAAAAGAAGAACAATTCCTGGAGGAGCCGGTTTTTGTTTACCTGGATGAACTGAATAAATACGCACCCCGAGAGGGAGGGGGTCCTCTGGGGGCTATCTTTCAGGACGTGGCTGAGAGAGGTCGGTCCTTTCGGGTGATTCTCTTGGGGGCGGAACAAACTGCTTCTCAAGTCGATTACCGGGTGGTAACCCAAGCATCAACGGTGGTGGTGGGAAGGCAGAAACTGGCTGAGCTTTCCAAGCCAGAATATGCGCACCTTCAAGGAGTTCTGCGGGAACGTGCTTCGGCCCTTCTTCCTGGGGAAGTGATTGTGGATCAACCATTTTTACGGTTGCCTCTTGCGATTCGCTTTCCTCTTACACCCTGGGCTACCTCTGAAGAAAATCGTGGAGAGCATTATACGAAAGAGCGAATCGCCGTTTCCGATAATCCTGGGGATTTCTTAAAGAGGTTACTTGAATAGGGGGTACGATTATGTATCGTGAGCTCTCAGTGAGAACTCATCTTCGAGAGGAATGCGTATCTATTACCGCTCTTGTCCAGGGAGTGGTCAAGGACGAGGGGGTTCGGGATGGGTGGTGCGTGGTGTATGTTCCTCATACCACTGCCGGGGTGACCATCCAGGAAAACGCTGATCCGGATGTTATTGAAGATTTAATGGCAGGCC
The Atribacterota bacterium DNA segment above includes these coding regions:
- a CDS encoding ATP-binding protein, with the protein product MVEMMLGTVTGLKEVTPYRFWVRMNSSVDRVLSLDEIVKIEYSWGRDAFLAYGVITEIVASWDGTISSGYQEEACFEGIYQGVPLYLGQVVVTRVLKREEDDWVTVAPSLPPPVGERVMRVTSEEVDVALGFDQLKRAKRGLPFGVLAGGEAALLDLKYILGDNGAHINVSGQSGVATKTSYATFLLWMLLYSSRSEAMVGSPFSEMLLQSRAIVFNVKGESLLFLDCWNREWQKARNSSGEENRQFQEWEEMFRIFGLEPHPFENVKVMVAPKDAVGTPNLARSRSQVSVYGWDILDIVELGLIPLLFDPEELERNPNFSLAVSVIEDLFRERYERLVEEAKKELKQPSTYNVTFEVGGLDRRSLVRVYLHAVALAHGDPEEVLQRIGLPSDCRNFVDMFHGVEDGGEGDVAQALRREKIEDRTILAISRRLRMAQKAFLGKLWRKIEVEVFGEIRRVPEPLYHIDWNRPGGVTVVDIAKLSRSGQAFVVGAILREVMCTKEEQFLEEPVFVYLDELNKYAPREGGGPLGAIFQDVAERGRSFRVILLGAEQTASQVDYRVVTQASTVVVGRQKLAELSKPEYAHLQGVLRERASALLPGEVIVDQPFLRLPLAIRFPLTPWATSEENRGEHYTKERIAVSDNPGDFLKRLLE